A single region of the bacterium genome encodes:
- a CDS encoding cation:proton antiporter has translation MNHLLQLLLLLSAIIFLAKLGGALSTRYGQPAVFGEILVGLILGPTVLNILDWQMFKEAHIPLLIGGSHPSLLGIISDLAEIGVILLMFVAGMETDLEGLKRVGKVAFWSAVGGVVLPLFSALFLCHYLYNYNWSSSWFVGAILTATSVSISAQTLMELKALKSKEGSTILGAAVIDDVLGIIVLSLVVAFAGCQTADSIPQSSNQESFWCIVWISIRMALFFVVSIYFGHKFLGKITEKVVKIPASQALMAFVVVVAFLYAWAAEYFGNVAAITGSYIAGVLFAQTKFKKHIDQGIHPITYSMFVPIFFISIGLKANGRELGNELSFLILIIGIAIVTKIIGCGLGARLTGFNNRESVRVGIGMISRGEVGLIVAGYGLSHGIITQDVFSVMIIMVLVTTMVTPLLLRLVFPKVAEIPAEPVYESIAHIENNTIEKEISENSKKYEKNT, from the coding sequence ATGAATCATCTATTACAACTGCTCTTGCTATTATCAGCAATAATATTTTTAGCAAAATTAGGCGGCGCTTTGTCAACTCGATACGGTCAACCAGCGGTGTTCGGCGAGATATTGGTCGGGTTGATTCTTGGTCCGACCGTATTAAATATTCTCGATTGGCAAATGTTCAAAGAGGCGCATATTCCCTTGCTTATCGGGGGTAGCCATCCATCGTTGCTGGGGATAATCTCGGATTTAGCGGAAATCGGGGTTATACTGCTCATGTTCGTTGCTGGCATGGAAACGGATTTAGAGGGATTAAAACGGGTCGGAAAAGTAGCGTTCTGGTCAGCAGTCGGTGGCGTAGTGCTACCATTATTCAGCGCGTTATTTCTTTGTCATTATTTATACAACTACAACTGGTCGAGTAGTTGGTTTGTTGGTGCAATACTAACCGCAACCAGCGTGAGCATATCAGCACAAACTTTAATGGAATTGAAAGCATTGAAATCGAAAGAGGGGTCAACGATACTCGGCGCAGCGGTTATTGATGATGTTTTAGGTATCATTGTCTTATCGCTGGTCGTAGCATTCGCTGGCTGCCAAACCGCTGATTCGATTCCGCAAAGTAGTAATCAGGAAAGTTTCTGGTGTATTGTATGGATTAGTATACGGATGGCATTATTTTTTGTTGTTTCCATCTATTTCGGACATAAATTCTTAGGGAAAATAACTGAAAAAGTAGTGAAGATTCCAGCAAGTCAGGCGTTAATGGCGTTTGTGGTTGTAGTCGCTTTTCTATATGCCTGGGCAGCAGAATATTTTGGAAACGTAGCTGCAATAACCGGGTCGTATATCGCAGGGGTTCTGTTTGCGCAAACGAAGTTTAAAAAACACATTGACCAAGGGATACATCCGATAACCTATTCGATGTTCGTTCCGATATTTTTCATCAGTATCGGCCTGAAAGCAAACGGTAGAGAGCTGGGAAACGAACTGAGCTTCTTAATTCTAATTATCGGGATTGCAATTGTAACTAAAATTATCGGGTGCGGACTCGGAGCAAGGTTAACAGGATTTAATAATCGAGAGTCGGTTCGGGTAGGAATCGGGATGATTTCTCGTGGTGAAGTAGGATTGATTGTTGCTGGGTATGGACTATCGCATGGGATTATCACCCAAGACGTTTTCTCGGTAATGATAATTATGGTTTTAGTTACCACGATGGTTACTCCACTATTACTTCGCTTGGTATTCCCCAAAGTGGCAGAAATCCCTGCAGAACCTGTGTATGAATCGATAGCGCATATTGAAAATAATACCATAGAGAAGGAAATTAGCGAAAATTCTAAAAAATACGAAAAAAATACTTGA
- a CDS encoding F0F1 ATP synthase subunit epsilon gives MQSFLLTIVTPEKKVFEQQIRSIIAPGSEGYLGILAHHAPLITSLIPGKLTIRDNQNQEFIYAISGGFLEVAGNKVTILADAIEKVEEIDIARAKRAEERAREILESRKRDQVEFTRAQAALERALNRIRVYNGHNHQNK, from the coding sequence ATGCAATCATTTTTATTAACGATTGTTACCCCTGAAAAAAAGGTCTTTGAACAGCAAATCCGGTCAATCATCGCGCCGGGAAGCGAAGGTTATTTAGGGATTTTAGCGCATCATGCACCGCTTATAACCAGTCTAATTCCGGGAAAATTAACTATTAGAGATAACCAGAATCAAGAATTTATTTACGCAATTAGCGGCGGTTTTCTCGAAGTTGCCGGGAATAAAGTGACAATTTTAGCTGATGCTATCGAAAAGGTTGAAGAGATTGATATAGCGCGAGCGAAACGTGCGGAAGAACGGGCGCGTGAAATTCTCGAGTCGAGAAAACGTGACCAAGTCGAATTCACTCGTGCTCAAGCAGCGCTAGAACGAGCGTTGAATCGTATTCGAGTTTACAATGGTCACAATCATCAAAATAAATAA
- the atpD gene encoding F0F1 ATP synthase subunit beta, translating to MANIGKIVQVIGPTVDIEFPQEHLPQILNAIKIDIPDQNRTLVVEVAQHRGNNIVRCVALASTDGLIRGMPAEDTGAPITVPVGEQTLGRIFNLLGETIDELGPVPNPEQRYPIHRPAPSLEDQVPVASLFETGIKVIDLLAPYPKGGKIGLFGGAGVGKTVIMQELIHNIAVEHGGFSVVAGVGERTREGNGLWLEMKESGVLNKTALVYGQMNEPPGARLRVALSALTMAEYFRDELNQDVLLFIDNIFRFVQAGSEVSALLGRMPSAVGYQPTLGTEMGELQERITSTKRGSITSVQCIYVPADDLTDPAPATTFSHLDATTVLSRQIAELGIYPAVDPLDSTSRILDPRIVGEEHYTVARSVQRILQRYKDLQDIIAILGMDELSDEDKITVYRARKIQKFLSQPFFVAETFTGTKGKYVKLEDTITGFKKIINGELDEVPEPAFFMAGGIEEVLDRAEKMKETTTV from the coding sequence ATGGCTAATATAGGTAAGATCGTTCAGGTGATTGGACCGACGGTTGACATTGAATTCCCACAAGAGCATCTCCCGCAGATATTGAACGCGATAAAAATTGATATCCCAGACCAGAATCGAACGCTGGTAGTTGAAGTCGCGCAACATCGCGGAAATAACATTGTTCGCTGCGTTGCGCTCGCTTCAACGGACGGGTTAATTCGCGGAATGCCCGCAGAAGATACCGGCGCACCGATAACCGTTCCGGTCGGGGAACAAACACTCGGTCGGATATTTAATCTTCTCGGAGAAACGATTGATGAACTTGGTCCGGTCCCGAATCCAGAACAACGGTATCCGATCCATCGGCCAGCGCCGTCACTGGAAGACCAAGTTCCGGTTGCATCGTTATTCGAAACTGGGATTAAAGTTATCGATTTACTTGCTCCTTATCCGAAAGGAGGGAAAATCGGGTTATTCGGTGGTGCAGGTGTTGGAAAAACAGTTATTATGCAGGAGTTGATTCATAATATTGCGGTCGAACATGGCGGATTTTCCGTTGTTGCTGGCGTCGGTGAACGAACTCGCGAAGGTAACGGGCTCTGGTTGGAAATGAAAGAATCTGGGGTTTTAAATAAGACTGCACTGGTATATGGGCAGATGAACGAACCGCCGGGAGCACGGTTACGTGTCGCGCTTTCCGCATTAACTATGGCAGAATATTTCCGTGATGAACTGAATCAAGATGTTCTTTTATTTATCGATAATATATTCCGATTCGTTCAAGCGGGGTCGGAAGTTTCCGCGTTACTCGGGCGGATGCCCTCTGCGGTTGGTTATCAGCCGACGTTAGGCACTGAAATGGGCGAACTCCAAGAACGGATTACTTCTACCAAACGAGGGTCAATCACGTCCGTCCAATGTATTTATGTTCCAGCCGACGATTTAACTGATCCAGCGCCAGCAACCACGTTCTCTCATCTGGATGCAACTACGGTCTTATCCCGTCAAATTGCGGAACTGGGAATATATCCAGCAGTTGACCCACTGGATTCAACTTCGCGGATACTCGATCCGCGGATTGTTGGCGAAGAGCATTATACGGTTGCGCGGTCAGTCCAGCGGATTCTGCAACGATATAAAGATTTGCAGGATATTATCGCTATTCTCGGGATGGATGAATTATCTGATGAAGATAAAATTACGGTGTACCGCGCGCGGAAAATCCAGAAGTTCTTATCGCAACCGTTTTTTGTTGCTGAAACATTTACCGGAACCAAAGGCAAATATGTTAAACTAGAAGATACAATCACCGGTTTTAAAAAAATTATCAATGGTGAACTCGATGAAGTTCCAGAACCCGCATTTTTTATGGCTGGCGGAATCGAGGAAGTGCTTGACCGCGCTGAAAAAATGAAAGAAACCACCACTGTTTAA
- the atpG gene encoding ATP synthase F1 subunit gamma, with the protein MASLRQIRRRIRSVQNTQQITRAMEMVAAAKLKRAQAQLYAARPYAEKMNDLLSRLSARCADGIHPFCEQREAHNIAVVLITADKGMCGAYNANIIRFAEQYLEQYSVAQVKLILIGKRGIFYFRKRSWEILATWQDFGGKLNVSQAKEIADSLISFYLSKRVDAVYLLYSQFISGMTYRPHITKLLNIDPAEVKGQFTSPEIKTDASPSFSRSYDYIFEPNAEQLFNILLPRYITTRVYIALAESFTSEHSSRMLAMRNATDNADEMIEQLTLLRNKLRQASITKEITEIVSGAEALKG; encoded by the coding sequence ATGGCATCGTTACGACAAATTCGTCGGCGGATTCGCAGTGTGCAGAATACCCAGCAGATAACTCGAGCGATGGAAATGGTTGCCGCTGCGAAATTAAAACGTGCACAAGCGCAGTTATACGCCGCTCGGCCGTATGCCGAGAAAATGAACGATTTGTTATCCCGATTATCCGCACGCTGCGCTGACGGTATCCATCCATTTTGCGAACAGCGGGAAGCACATAATATCGCTGTCGTTCTTATTACTGCGGATAAAGGGATGTGCGGTGCGTATAATGCGAATATTATCCGCTTTGCCGAACAGTATCTTGAGCAATATAGCGTTGCCCAGGTTAAATTGATTCTCATCGGGAAACGTGGGATATTCTATTTTCGGAAACGGTCTTGGGAAATTTTGGCTACTTGGCAGGATTTCGGTGGAAAACTCAATGTTAGCCAAGCGAAAGAAATTGCGGATAGTTTAATTTCGTTTTATCTATCTAAACGAGTTGATGCGGTATACCTTCTGTATTCGCAATTTATTTCCGGAATGACCTATCGTCCGCACATAACCAAATTATTGAATATTGACCCTGCTGAGGTAAAGGGACAATTTACTTCGCCCGAAATAAAGACTGATGCATCGCCATCCTTCTCCCGAAGCTATGATTATATCTTCGAACCGAACGCAGAACAGTTATTCAACATTTTACTACCCCGATATATCACCACTCGAGTCTATATCGCATTAGCGGAATCGTTTACTTCCGAACATAGCTCGCGAATGCTGGCGATGCGGAATGCAACGGATAACGCGGATGAAATGATTGAGCAATTAACTTTATTACGCAACAAACTGCGTCAAGCGAGTATTACGAAAGAAATAACGGAGATAGTTTCCGGCGCTGAAGCGCTAAAAGGATAG
- a CDS encoding MFS transporter, with translation MTETNSQSSAVQNKTVDQKLEWALNRSIVEGSFYTVMDYLIGGVFITGFALEFGANNFYLGLIAAIPPFISLLQLFTPPILRQFGGKRKELTVFSFGISRIVWLIMILLPFMFVPSTSPTYTIWIIISVLCVFNGLNAIGVVSWLSWMSDLVPRERLGRYFAKRNFYIGIVGRVTALAGGLLYDAWKLKNAGKPPIFGFSFIFLIGLICGLISVYLLKGIPEPQMVSSPQQDTPWKKMFIPLKDKNFRRYILTRMFWIFALMFASPYFNVFMIKKLNLQYTIIQTFGLIGAGLALACSPYFGKLCDRYGNKPVLILTYIVKGFYCFAWLFVTPNNYWITLTITRLFFCLDIAMVFSASNLLYKISPKSDNTAYMATYTTCMNLSSFLAPIIAGWMTLFAKQNDMFTFGGYEIDSLKLIFLIAGVLRIIAAPMLFWVHEPESVSLRDMMRGIRKSNEHSRC, from the coding sequence ATGACTGAAACTAATTCTCAATCTAGCGCAGTTCAAAATAAAACGGTTGACCAGAAACTAGAGTGGGCGTTGAACCGGTCAATCGTCGAAGGATCGTTCTATACGGTTATGGATTATCTGATTGGCGGCGTGTTCATAACCGGATTTGCGTTAGAGTTTGGCGCTAACAATTTCTATTTAGGCCTTATTGCGGCGATTCCGCCATTCATCAGTTTACTGCAACTATTTACTCCCCCGATACTACGTCAGTTCGGTGGAAAACGGAAAGAGTTGACGGTTTTCTCATTTGGTATCAGCCGAATAGTTTGGTTGATTATGATTCTGCTGCCGTTCATGTTCGTGCCATCAACCTCACCAACCTATACGATATGGATCATTATCAGCGTATTATGCGTGTTTAATGGACTCAATGCCATCGGGGTTGTTAGTTGGTTATCTTGGATGAGCGACCTTGTGCCTCGAGAACGGCTCGGGAGATATTTTGCTAAACGAAATTTTTATATCGGCATTGTCGGGCGGGTAACAGCGTTAGCTGGCGGTCTTCTGTATGACGCTTGGAAACTTAAAAATGCAGGGAAACCGCCGATATTTGGATTTTCATTTATCTTTTTGATTGGATTAATCTGTGGTCTGATTTCAGTCTATCTCTTAAAAGGTATACCAGAACCGCAAATGGTATCTTCGCCGCAGCAAGATACACCATGGAAAAAAATGTTTATTCCATTGAAAGATAAGAATTTCCGTCGGTATATTTTAACCCGGATGTTCTGGATTTTCGCCTTGATGTTCGCTTCACCGTATTTCAATGTGTTCATGATTAAGAAGCTGAATTTGCAATATACCATTATCCAGACATTCGGGCTTATCGGAGCAGGGTTAGCGTTAGCGTGTTCGCCATATTTCGGTAAATTATGTGACCGATACGGGAATAAACCGGTGCTTATCTTAACCTATATTGTGAAAGGATTCTATTGTTTCGCCTGGTTATTCGTTACGCCGAACAACTACTGGATTACCTTAACCATCACCCGACTCTTTTTCTGTCTTGATATCGCGATGGTATTCAGCGCATCAAATCTGCTGTATAAAATTTCACCGAAAAGTGATAATACCGCATATATGGCGACCTATACTACCTGTATGAACCTCAGTTCGTTTCTTGCCCCGATTATTGCTGGGTGGATGACCCTGTTCGCGAAACAGAACGATATGTTTACATTCGGAGGGTACGAAATCGATTCGTTAAAACTGATATTTTTAATTGCGGGGGTATTGCGGATTATCGCGGCGCCGATGTTATTCTGGGTGCATGAACCGGAGTCGGTCTCGTTGCGGGATATGATGCGCGGAATCCGAAAAAGCAATGAACATTCTCGCTGCTAG
- the atpA gene encoding F0F1 ATP synthase subunit alpha: MPLRPEEITAILQKELEQYESELKMEDVGTVLQVGDSIARVYGLEKVMAGELVEFPGEIMGMVLNLEEDNVGVVLFGSDREIKEGDLVKRTGRIASVPVGEALLGRVVNALGQPIDGKGAIAATKYRPVESTAPNVVQRQPVKEPVQTGLKAIDSMIPIGRGQRELIIGDRQTGKTAIAIDTIINQKNSDIYCIYVAIGQKASSVAAVVETLTKYGAMEHTIIVSADADEPASLQYIAPYAGCAMGEEFLYNGKHALVIYDDLSKHAQAYRQLSLLLRRPPGREAFPGDVFYLHSRLLERAAKLNDNLNGGSLTALPIIETQAGDISAYIPTNVISITDGQIYLETDLFYAGVRPAINVGLSVSRVGGAAQVKAMKQVAGRLRIELAQYRELAAFAQFGSDLDKATIAQLIRGERMVEILKQDQYEPMPVSKQVIIIYTATKGYLDDLPLESLKRFEKELFTFIEKEYPDIEHQIEKTKELSDSITKKLDEAIQRFKSEYKNKT, encoded by the coding sequence ATGCCATTACGACCGGAAGAAATAACCGCCATTCTACAAAAAGAACTAGAGCAATACGAATCCGAATTAAAAATGGAAGATGTTGGAACCGTGTTACAGGTTGGGGATAGTATCGCACGGGTTTATGGACTGGAAAAGGTTATGGCAGGCGAATTAGTTGAATTTCCTGGCGAAATTATGGGTATGGTTTTGAATCTAGAAGAAGATAATGTCGGGGTAGTTCTATTCGGTTCTGACCGTGAGATTAAAGAAGGCGATTTAGTTAAACGTACCGGTCGGATCGCTTCGGTTCCGGTCGGAGAAGCGTTACTCGGTCGCGTAGTGAATGCGTTAGGTCAGCCGATTGATGGGAAAGGAGCAATTGCTGCAACAAAATATCGGCCGGTAGAAAGTACTGCACCGAACGTTGTCCAGCGTCAGCCGGTGAAAGAACCGGTACAAACGGGGCTGAAAGCTATCGATTCGATGATTCCTATCGGCCGCGGGCAGAGAGAACTGATTATCGGCGACCGACAAACTGGAAAAACTGCCATTGCAATCGATACGATTATCAATCAGAAGAACAGTGATATCTATTGTATCTATGTGGCTATCGGCCAGAAAGCATCGAGTGTTGCGGCAGTGGTTGAAACCTTAACTAAATACGGGGCAATGGAACATACGATTATCGTTTCCGCAGATGCGGATGAACCAGCATCGTTACAATATATTGCACCATATGCCGGCTGTGCTATGGGTGAAGAATTCTTATATAACGGTAAACATGCGTTGGTGATTTATGACGATTTATCGAAACACGCGCAAGCGTATCGCCAGCTATCTTTATTACTTCGTCGTCCGCCAGGACGGGAAGCGTTCCCCGGTGATGTTTTCTATCTCCATTCGCGGTTATTAGAACGTGCAGCGAAACTGAATGATAACTTGAACGGCGGGTCGTTAACCGCACTCCCGATAATCGAAACGCAAGCAGGCGATATCTCCGCTTATATCCCAACCAATGTTATCTCGATCACCGATGGTCAGATATATTTAGAAACCGATTTATTTTATGCTGGAGTTCGACCAGCGATTAATGTTGGGCTATCCGTTTCCCGAGTTGGTGGTGCCGCGCAGGTTAAAGCGATGAAACAGGTTGCTGGTCGTTTGCGCATAGAACTCGCGCAATATCGGGAACTTGCTGCGTTCGCGCAGTTCGGCTCAGATCTCGATAAAGCGACTATAGCCCAGTTAATCCGTGGAGAACGAATGGTAGAAATTCTTAAGCAAGACCAATATGAACCGATGCCGGTATCCAAACAGGTGATTATAATTTATACCGCTACGAAAGGATACCTCGATGATTTACCGCTGGAATCATTAAAACGATTCGAAAAAGAATTGTTTACGTTTATTGAAAAAGAATATCCAGATATCGAGCATCAAATTGAAAAAACAAAGGAATTATCTGATTCGATAACGAAAAAGCTAGATGAAGCAATTCAACGATTCAAATCCGAGTATAAAAACAAAACTTAA
- the atpH gene encoding ATP synthase F1 subunit delta: MREKIIAEIYAKALLAAAKHRKEMDSLADEIESLFPVITAKIGLGRFLQSPRISLEKKYAVVEQVLKGKVSELLLSLLWLLLKKKRIEYGVDILKEYLRLVDAEQGVITAKIITAKPLDNEKHKDLIRSITSQIERITEKKVRLERVVDSRIIAGAIVSFEDTLIDGSIRNKLNKLRDTLLATPVH; the protein is encoded by the coding sequence ATGCGAGAAAAGATTATCGCTGAAATTTATGCAAAAGCGCTCCTCGCCGCGGCAAAACATCGGAAAGAAATGGATTCGTTAGCGGATGAAATCGAGTCGCTGTTCCCGGTTATAACCGCAAAAATCGGACTAGGTAGATTCCTTCAATCGCCGCGAATCAGTCTGGAGAAAAAATATGCGGTAGTTGAACAGGTGCTTAAAGGAAAGGTTTCCGAACTATTACTTTCATTACTATGGCTTCTCTTAAAAAAGAAACGGATAGAATACGGGGTAGATATTCTTAAGGAATATTTACGGCTCGTAGATGCAGAGCAAGGAGTTATCACCGCAAAGATTATTACTGCGAAACCGCTTGACAATGAGAAACATAAAGACCTTATCCGTTCAATTACCAGCCAGATTGAACGGATTACGGAAAAGAAAGTCAGACTAGAGCGGGTGGTTGATTCGCGAATCATCGCCGGTGCCATCGTTTCCTTCGAAGATACGTTGATTGATGGAAGTATCCGAAACAAATTGAATAAGCTACGGGATACTTTACTCGCTACACCTGTTCATTGA
- the atpF gene encoding F0F1 ATP synthase subunit B, whose product MQLDWSQIVTQIIGFLLLVWLLKKFAWKPILQLLETRRNKIIAEFERIDRTKQEVERLKQEYEQQLKTIDVQARQKILEAVQEGQKIALEIQEQARDDARQLIEKAKQNIDLEIAKAKVELRNEIVNMTLQATEKMILEKLDDQKHRELITQYIGSLENIKGTTKTQN is encoded by the coding sequence ATGCAGCTTGATTGGTCGCAAATTGTAACCCAAATCATTGGATTTTTACTGCTGGTATGGCTATTAAAAAAGTTCGCTTGGAAACCGATACTTCAATTACTTGAAACTCGGCGGAATAAAATTATTGCTGAATTCGAAAGAATTGACCGGACGAAACAGGAAGTCGAGCGACTGAAACAGGAATATGAACAGCAGTTGAAAACTATTGATGTTCAGGCGCGACAGAAGATTCTTGAAGCGGTGCAAGAAGGACAGAAAATCGCACTCGAAATCCAAGAGCAAGCCCGCGATGACGCTCGGCAACTCATTGAAAAAGCGAAACAGAATATTGACCTCGAAATTGCAAAAGCGAAAGTAGAATTGCGGAATGAGATTGTTAATATGACATTACAAGCGACGGAAAAAATGATTCTTGAAAAACTCGATGACCAGAAACATCGGGAACTGATTACGCAATACATTGGTTCTCTTGAAAACATAAAAGGAACGACTAAAACACAAAACTAA
- the atpE gene encoding ATP synthase F0 subunit C gives MDYHAALALALPLGVAIAALGSGIGLGKAVSAAMEATGRQPEAATKIMINMVIGCAFIEALTIYALVTMFVLNGKI, from the coding sequence ATGGACTACCATGCCGCATTAGCATTAGCATTACCGTTAGGAGTAGCTATTGCTGCGCTCGGCTCTGGTATCGGTTTAGGGAAAGCGGTTAGCGCAGCTATGGAAGCGACCGGTCGTCAGCCGGAAGCAGCAACGAAAATTATGATAAATATGGTTATCGGCTGCGCATTTATTGAAGCGTTAACTATTTACGCGCTTGTTACCATGTTTGTTCTCAATGGAAAAATCTAA
- the atpB gene encoding F0F1 ATP synthase subunit A, producing the protein MLAVDTIPYFAITTESAHAPTESSAPELQNIITLLYQQWKDIPFIGILHHWENIVFSILIAFCLIIVAYLATRKQELIPNKLQNFVELIVSGLNDFILGILGERGKQYVPFLGTLFLYIVCMNLAGLIPLMKSSTSSINTTAALAIVVFFYVQYIGIKERGLIRYLDHLAGEPRNIVTILLVPLMLPLHIITELIKPVSLSLRLFGNIMGEDVLIAVFLGLGIFILGFLKIPVGIPLHFPFLLLAMLTSLVQAVVFSLLSTVYILMMLPHHE; encoded by the coding sequence ATGCTTGCCGTTGATACCATACCGTATTTTGCAATTACTACTGAATCTGCGCACGCTCCTACTGAAAGTAGTGCGCCGGAACTCCAGAATATTATTACCCTTCTCTACCAGCAGTGGAAGGATATACCGTTTATCGGGATTCTCCATCATTGGGAAAATATCGTTTTTTCGATTCTTATAGCTTTCTGTTTAATTATCGTTGCGTATCTAGCTACCCGAAAACAAGAGCTTATTCCGAACAAACTGCAGAATTTTGTTGAATTGATTGTGAGCGGATTAAATGATTTTATCCTCGGTATTTTAGGAGAACGCGGGAAACAATATGTACCATTTTTAGGTACGCTATTCCTATACATCGTGTGTATGAACCTTGCTGGATTGATCCCGCTGATGAAATCGTCTACGTCCAGCATTAACACCACAGCCGCGTTAGCGATAGTGGTTTTCTTCTATGTCCAATATATCGGAATCAAAGAACGCGGACTCATTCGATATCTAGACCATTTGGCTGGAGAACCGAGAAATATCGTTACGATCTTATTGGTTCCGTTGATGTTACCGCTGCATATTATCACGGAGTTAATTAAACCGGTTAGTTTATCGTTACGTCTATTCGGTAATATTATGGGGGAAGATGTATTAATTGCGGTTTTTTTAGGATTAGGAATCTTCATACTCGGATTTCTCAAAATTCCGGTTGGGATTCCGCTCCATTTCCCGTTTCTCTTATTAGCTATGTTAACCAGTCTGGTGCAAGCAGTGGTTTTTAGTTTATTAAGCACAGTCTATATCCTCATGATGCTTCCGCACCATGAATAG
- a CDS encoding AtpZ/AtpI family protein, whose product MSAPNQDNKYLLLRRVGLLTAIPLLLGTGPIVGFYIGDWLDKRFNTAPWLMLSCLLLGFIAGIKETITLIKMAMKEPKNGN is encoded by the coding sequence GTGTCGGCACCGAATCAGGATAATAAATATCTGCTATTACGTCGGGTGGGATTGCTTACCGCAATTCCCCTTTTGCTCGGAACCGGACCAATTGTTGGGTTCTATATCGGGGATTGGTTGGACAAAAGATTTAATACTGCGCCCTGGCTAATGCTCAGTTGTTTACTGCTCGGGTTTATTGCCGGAATAAAAGAAACGATTACCCTGATAAAAATGGCAATGAAAGAGCCGAAAAATGGAAATTAA